The window ACTGAATTTTCAGGTTGTGACAATCCCTCCTCCTCACTTGGAAAGCATGGAGGGTTTGCTTACACTTCCCAAGAATAGCTTTTACTGTGAAGTCTTACTGGGACCATTGGTCCTTTTGTGAAGGAAAGTCAGGACTGGCCTCACTTTTCTTCCTGATAGTGAACTTTGCTTTCCTTGGGTCAGTACTATTGTTTTTATTACTCTCCTTGTCTCCTGTGCAGCGTGGATCTTCCCTTGCAGCTCTGTTCTTGGCTCCCATGTTTTCCACTTCATATTTCTTTGAGGGGACAGAAACCTTAGAAATTACATCAAAACTAATTAACAGCTCATTCACATGCCTTGATGTCACAGCAGTACTTGCAGTACTTTGATGCACTTTTCTGTGATGTCTTTCAATTTATAAGAGGAattttattacatatatatgAATAAATGTTGTGTAATACGGAAGGAATTTATGCAAGGGAAGCATCTTTCTAATTATAGCTCAAAACAAAGTGTATGAGAGCTTTGGATGATACAGACTGTCACCTACTTTGGTCTTTATTGTCTATTTGTTTTCTTAGAGCATGCTGTAAGTTACAAGGTGTCTGCATCTGAGAACTTGCCTTTAGTTAGAGGTGGGGGAGGGCAGTGCGCTGGGTCCTTTCACTGAGACTTTCCAGTAGGAAGGATTACATGATAAATATTCTTCCTGTAGGTTCTCTCCACAGAAAGAAATTCCTGGGGTGTGAATGCTGTGAGAATGGGATTGGAAATAGAGATTGCAGATGAGCAGAAATGTTTCACAGTTTTGTTTCATGATGAATTATCAAGGATTATGGGCAGCTGTTGTTTGAAGTTGTTTGAAGTATTTTGACTTGGTGCTGAATGGCTCAATAGTAGCACATGCAGTtggttatttaaaaatactgcaggAGCAAGAGAAACGCTAATTCTTAAAGTGAGTGGTGACTCTCCTTTGGCCTTGCAGGTAGAGCAAAAAGACACATTATGTATTCTGTAGCAGCAGAAACACTGCAACAGGGCTTTTTCAGTCACTTTTAGTATTGTCTACAGTACCAGTGCGTGGGGTTGAAACTGGAAGCTTTGGATGAGTGGAGCAAGTAGAAAGTAATAAAATCTTAGCAGACTATAATGGCTGTGTAGCTTCTGTGCAAATCCCATTTCTGTGTATTGCATCAGCAAGGAAAGATGTAAGTCTTGCACTGTTACTGTGAGTACATGAGTTATGTTCTTTAAGAATCCTTGGTGGGATTGGCAAGTGttcttttccagcatttctaGTTGAGAGTCCAAAAAAATGATTCTGCCTGAGCATTGCACCATTCTTGTGCCTGCCATTTGCTGGCCAGGTACCAGAGCTAAGGAGGACTGGCTGCAAAAACCCAGCTGAGGCTCTGTCTTAAGgattctggaggaaaaaatacatccTTTTCTCACTGAAACATGTCTCAGATGGAAATTGGTCTTTGTATGGTCTCCTTGAGGGAGAAATACGTTTTTTAAGTTCTGTTAccatcttttttctctttcctagGACATGATGGAGCTCTTAGAGGAAGATCTGACCTGTCCCATTTGCTGTAGCCTGTTTGACGATCCTCGTGTCCTGCCCTGTTCACACAATTTCTGCAGAAAGTGTCTGGAAGGAATTCTTGAGGGAAATGTGCGGAATGTGCTTTGGAGGCCATCCCCTTTCAAGTGCCCCACATGCAGAAAGGAGACTCCTGTCACTGGAGTCAACAGCTTGCAGGTCAACTATTCCCTGAAAGGCATCGTGGAGAAGTACAACAAAATCAAAGTAACTCCAAAAATGCCTGTGTGCAAAGTGCACAGCGGGCAACCCCTTAACATTTTTTGCAGGACAGACATGCAGCTGATCTGTGGGGTTTGTGCCACCCGTGGTGACCACACAAAGCATGTTTTCTGTTCCATTGAAGAAGCTTATTCCCAGGAGAAGCGGGCTTTTGAAACCTTGTTTCAGGGCTTTGAAACTTGGCGTTGTGGAGATGCCCTCTCACGGCTGGATACCTTAGAGACCAGCAAGAGGAAAGCTCTGCAGATGCTGACGAAAGATTCTGACAAAGTGAAGGAGTTCTTTGAGAAGCTGCAGCACACGCTGGAGCAGAAGAGAAATGAGATTCTGTCTGACTTTGAGACCATGAAGCTTGCGGTGATGCAGGCCTACGATCCGGAAATCAATAAACTGAACACCATTCTGCAAGAGCAGCGGATGGCTTTTAACATTGCAGAGGCCTTCAAAGATGTGTCCGAGCCCATTATATTTCTGCAGCAGATGCAGGAGTTCAGGGAAAAAATCAAGGTGCTTAAAGAAACCCCTTTACCTTGTTCCACTGTGGACATCAGTCCCACAATGAAGAGCTTTGATACCAGCCAGTGGAATGGAATAAAGCTTGTTGATGTGGACAAACTTTCCTTGCCTCAGGAAAGCAACACTTTCAAATTCAAGATTCCCTCGGTCTTTTCACGCAGATTTATAGTGAACTCTCTTATTTTCTTGCTCATTCTTGCTGTCACCAGAATGTCCTTTGTGGAGTCGGTCATTGACAATCTCCAGTGCTGGAAATCTCAGTTCCTTACAATTTGCTTGTCCTATTTGGCAGATACCGTGGAGATAGCAGATCATGCAGTCTTTTACTGGGAACAGATGACAGATGGAGCTTCACTCTTAAGAGAAAAGTGTAAAAACTATACGTTGGTTGTACTGGATAACGTCGCACAGTTTGTGTGCAAATATAAACTGTTGTGAAGTGTCTGCTGGAATATAAGAACTAAGAGAGATCTGGGGGAGAAAACATGGAACTTCTTAAATTAATTGGTCTTTTCAGACTTCAGTGAAACATTCTAAGATTCAAAATGATTCCAAAACATTCATAATGTTCCCATAGTTTGAGTAGTGCTAAACCAGAAAATGAAATGGAGCTTTGAAAAACATTCTGTGGATTCTTCTTTCAGTGGTGATTATGGGAATATTACTCACTGTAAATCATTTTCCTTACCAAAATATAGGGCCAAACTGTATTTTTAGTTTGATGTTAATGTAATTGTAGAATGAGGTAAAAGAttgtagttttaaaaaaattctaactGGGAGATGGtttggaaagaggaagaagagtgTGACTGAGGTGAGCACTGTGCTGACAGGTTTGCTGAGGACTACCCTTCCACTGCAAAATGCAGCGTGCATCATTCATATTCTGGAACTAGCTTCTATCTGACAATGTTACTTCTCTCTGAAATAGCTatatgttttggtttggttttgtggagTATCTTTTTGTATAACCAAATACTGTAATTACCCTGTGCATTCAGATTACATGTCctatacaaaaatatttcttcaggaCAAGCATAAATTCTAGAGGTAATAATAAGAACAATCTACAGGATGGTATGTGCTTTGCAGAGAGTTCATACTTTGCAGTTTACTTTTCCAGCATCAAATTGTTGGGGTAGCTGGGCTGTTTTGTTAGACCCATGTTTCTCTGGAGCCACGCTTTCTTAAAGACTGGCCTTAACATAAAGAACTTAGTGCAGTGAAAGGCACGCAGGGATCTGCCACAGGAAGGCAGCCTGGGCTCTAACCCTGCAGAGGTGGCAAGTaaaacagctgctctcctgtccctctctgccTCTCCAGATTGCAGTTCCAAAAGCCGGGAAAAATGATTGCATGATTCCTGGAACAGGTTATGTGATGCAGCAGGTGTATGGATGTTGGTGGTGTTTGAAGAACCTTGTATGGGTTCTTGTGCTGTTGCTGTATTTTTGTGTATCTTGTTTGAGGAGCTAATTGAATTTTCTGGTTGTATTGACTTGGCCTTAGATACAGTGATTTAAAGGGAACCTTAAGCTTGAGTTCTCTGAAGTGCCCTTCTTCCAGAGCATACAGTACTGAAATGTCTTGCCTGAAGCACATTTAACCTCTTTTTGCAGTGGTAGTGTGAACAGCAGTGTACAGAATGAAAACATTGAACTGACATTTCTAGAAAACAAATATAATGTGTGCCATCCTTCAGGAATATTCGTTGGCCTCTCTCAAGGTCTCATAAATTGTGACAGTCAATTCACTGTATTCTGGTagtccttgcaagctgttcatttcaaaaataaaacattaaattcCAAGAATTCAAAGTCTCCAAGCAACCAAACCCAGCAAACAAAACTATTGTACATGGTATTTACATCTTTGTTGCCTGGGAATCCTGTTGCTGCTCCACACCTCACTCCAAACACTTGCTAAAAGCATGCAATGGTTTTTGCAGCTGCCTTGCAGGTTAGGAAGGATCAAGGCACAGAGGTGTAGATCAGAGAGCTGCAGTTCCTGAGTGGCTGAGGCAGCCATGAGCAGTCGAGAGGTGGTCGTTCTGAGTGTGGGAGGTGTGAAGTTTGTGACCCGGGCTGCCACCTTGCAGCAGTTCCCTGAGTCCAGGCTTGCACGCATGGTGAGTGACGATGACCAGGAATTTAAACTGGTGAATGGAGAGTTTTTTgtggacagggatggagcttTGTTTAGTTACATCATGGACTTCTTGAGGACTCTCCAGGTGTCCTTACCAACTGATTTCTCAGACTatcagaggctgcagagagaagcagaattCTATGGACTCTACCCCCTGGCCAACCTCCTGAGCCAAGAACATTTGCTGAGGCCGAGGCTGGAGATCTTGGAAGTGCGTTTTTCTCTTCAAGAAATGCAGGCCTTTTTCCGGATCTTTGGTTCCTGCAGTACCACCATTGAGGCACTAGCTGAGCAGATCACTGTGTTTACAGGGCAGCAGtcaggacagggctggaacAGCCCTTTTGCTTCCCAGAAACCACTCGTTCCACTTCCTTTGGAAAGACCCTCTCATCATGATATGGTTTTTCTGTGTGGGACCGAGTATTCTGCTGGTGACCAGTTCGTGGCCAGGTACTGTCCCTGGAGTGACTTCTCCTTACAGACACGTCTTTGTGACTTGCAGTTCATGAAGTGCACACTATGTGCTAGCAAAGctaattttaaagaaactgaaagaaaagaaatatgtttctttctttctgtccaATGTTATCGTTTTCTAGTTCTGAAACACCCAGTTCAATTTGTTACACTGATTTGCCTGTTCTCAGCTTCCTAAAGTACTGTTCTTGATGTTTGTTTGTAAGTGCTCttgggtttttctctctctctgcaatttCCTCCTCACTCACTTTAGGATTTCACAGTATCGCCTTCCACAGAACATGAAAAACACAGTGAGGAAACAAAGTAAAGTAAATTACTGGGTGGAAGCCTAAAATCTCCACTAGCTTATGGTGTAAAAGGCTTTCATATGGAAAACAGGAAACAGAGAATGGCAAGAAGGGTTAAAAACTTCATTGAAACTGAGACAGCATTTTGGGGACTGGAAAGCTTTTGTAGAACTTTTTATtagggggagggaggaaaaacagATTATTGACTATATGCTTCACAGTGGATTTTCTTTGAATTCAGGCCCAGGTTCTGTTTTTATTAAGATAACTGTGTATCAGTAATTTTTGTGATAGCAGTATTGTATTCTAATGACTActtaggtttttttaaactatctTTTGCTGGATGTCTCTATTGTATGGAGACATGTTCTTACTGTATAAGAAAATGTTAACCTAATTTGTCCCCTGTGGCTGTTAGAACATCTGGAATTTTATGGAAATTTCattgaaatatttccaaaaatattcTATTTGAATATATGAACCAACACAGCAGtcttttgattgttttttaaagaaaataaattttatctttcttcCAGGTTTCTCTGGCTAAACAATTAGAATAAAAACTACTTTGCATTTGTGAAGCAATATATATGTTTGTGTGCCAAACCTTAACTTTGTAACATATTACTAATTTTAATGGACTAGCAATTGGTTGAGTAGGTTATGGCAACTTAAGTAgtggggaaaatatttctgattttttcatttatttcttcagaACTGGTAAAAATTTCCCTTTGCAGATCAATAGAAAAGCTGACCTTGAGTAATGAAATAAGTAAAATTTGATTATGTTGCCTTGCTGAATTTCTATCTCCTTAGTCTTTGTGGTGACATGgacttttttgcctttcttgtGCTTTCCATGAATGTTTGGTGTACTTGCCTGTGAACTGTGGAACAGTTTCACCTGTCAGTTTATACATTTTGTAATAGTGTTTTTACCTGACTTCTGCTCCTCAGAATGTCTGGATAGATTCTTACACTCTACTTTATATCAAATAAAATCATTTGAGGCCATGTGAAAgtgattttaatatttgttaCCACACGACCTGCTGTACAAGGTAACTTTGCAATAAATGTCACTGTTTGTAGAGAGAGATCCTGTGTGTTGGAGAGTGATGCTCTTGGGGTGAATGTGACTCTGCTGTCCATTGTTTGCTCTTACCTGAAAAACTTGCAGCATTGCAGAGCCTGCTGCTTATTTCTCCTCTGTTGACACAAGATGGGGGTTGTCACAGatatttcttaagaaaataaattttgtggTGGAGGAGGGTGTGAAAGGGAAGTGCTTATTCCCCAGCACATAACTGGATGAACTGAGAATTACTCTTTATGAAGGAAAGAGTCAAGTcatccttaaaagaaaaaaaaaaatatctggagCCTTGGTTGCTGTAAACACAGTGCAGCTGGGCTGATCTGTGCTGTAAAGTAGTTAAAGTGTGTTGTaactgctttttcctttttgtttttccctctgatTTTAGGTATGTTTCCATAAAGCCTGATAAGAGGAAGCTGATTAATGGTACTAACGTGCTAGGCCTGCTGCTTGACACTTTGCTCAAAGATGGATTTCGCCTCATAAGCACCAGGACAGTCCCCAGTGAAGAGAAGGCTGAATGCTACACTTTTGAAAGGATGAAGAGGGCAGCAGGCCTTGCCATCATGGTGAACCAAaccccagggagctctggggtggcacaggcaAGGAGAAGCCAAGTACAGAAAGGGAAATAAGGGCTTTTCCTTCCGTCTTTTGAATGTAGAAGAGGGATGCCTCAGCACTAGtgaccttttctttttgttgttttggcaTGTTTGAAACTGCAGCTATTGAGGGAAGtaacaaatacattttctttcaagtatttagggggaaaaattgttttcttgcCTTTTATCGCTGTGCCTTCTTTAAGTAAAAGAAGCCCAGATTCAGTACTGGGTTTGTGGACCAGATTTCAGCAATTCCAagagttgtttttgttttttctctgtggcTAAAATTTACATGAAGACTCACAAAGCATCAGCCATCCCTTCCAGAAAACTGTTTTTATGTTCTGTGCTAATCTGCAAGTAGATTTTAAAAACAGGGTAACACATGAAGATGATGCAACTGTCATCCCAACAGTCAGGAGAAGTGGCTGGGGGAGGAATGCAAACCCCAGCGATTGATCAGTGCTTCCACTCACTGACTCTCTTGCAGTTGGCTGAGGGCAGTGGGAGGGGAACATCCcgagctgtgctgctgtgtggctTTGTGAAAGCCATCACTGAAGTCTGTGAAATAATGTGTGActgtctcttttcctctcttcccactCTGGTGGCATTAAGATGCCCTTTGGTTCTGAGAATTAAATGATAAAGATCTTTGTGAACAGAGGGTCAGTTAATTTTTAGTGCTTTCACCACAAAAAGGATGAAAATGTGATGAACAGCCCTTCAGATGAAAGAATTTGTACAGTTTCAAACAAAGTAGTGCAAAGAATTTTTTAGCACTTGTTAAGTACAATACTGTTGGAAGGCTTAGCAGAAGTGGCTTTAAGAGCCTTGTTAGTCCTGTGCAAAGATTTGTAAAGATGCCAAAATTAGCTCAGGTACTGAGAGAGGTAAGTTAATGAAGCTTTATAAATTAAGAATCCTTTGTCCTTCCATCAAGGCAGAGAGAGAAGATAGCAATAACTTCAGGGATTCATTAGTTGCATCTCAGTTTTGTTGCTGGTaaaacacagaattcacagaatgactaggttgtaagagaccttaaagaccattgagtccaacctatgccccaacacctcaactaaaccatggcatcAGTGGCACATCCagtctgtttttaaacacatccagcgatggtgattccaccacctccccaggcagactATTCCAGAATGTTATGAGTCTCcgtgaaaaactttttcctactATGCAACCTATGTTTCCTTTGTTGCAGCTTGAGATGGCACCATCTTCCCAAGGCTTAGAATAGCCCAGGAGAACACTTTGGGCTTTCTTGGCTAACCAGTCAGATCTggcttttcatttgttttaaaatgtgaatgcaTTACTTTATTTGCAGCACTTGATAATTGGGGTGGGACTCAGCCATCTCTTTCTTGCCTTAAGGAGTTTCAGTGAAATGGATCTTTTCAGACTGGAAAGAAGTGCCACTATTGGACACCTCTTTTCTTTGGCTACTGCTCTGGGGCATTTCAGCTTGACCTAAGTTCAGAAGCTCAGTGAGGTCTTCTTTGCTTGTTCTAGAGCTGTTTGAGTTGAGAATAATATGATTATGGGGACTACATCTCCCAAGCTGCTTACAGGTTATGCAATGAATGTAAGAGTGAATGCTTCCACTACAAATGGGTTTCTTTTGGTCAGTAATGTCAATGCATTCATATTTGCCTTGAAGTAAGATATTTCTTACAGTGAGAACCATCATTCTCTGAACAACCTCCCCACAGATGCGGTGGAGTTCCCCTTGTTAGAAATTTTGAAGAGGATGCTAAATGATTTCATGAAGGCTCTGTGTCACATGAAAGACTGCACCAGATGATCTTTTGagttcccttccagcctggtctgttctatgattctgtggaGCCCTTCTGTGAAGGTCTGTGCCAGAAAGCTTATCATGGTGGGCTTTGAGGTCAGACCACTGTTGGGTGACAGAACAGACAGGCTGTGTGGGGTGCCTGTCCCCACAAGTTGCTATGCTGCAGACAACGCTCCTTGTTTGGAAACAATAATGTTGATTATTGGGTGAGTTACTGGTTGTGGATATTGTAGGTGGAGGGACTAGCCAATGTGAAGCACgagacaaaaaaaagcaaattcttacaaggaaagtttaaaaaatagacTTGAGGCTGTATTTAGACATTATGCCCTAGATGATCACCAATAGCAGTGATGTAAGCTGAGACAAGTTTCAGAACACCTCACAGTAACAATTACACTGTTTCACCTACCACAAAAGTAGGGACTTTGTTTTccatgctgcagcagcctctttgAAAATTGAAGTTTGGATtccaattattattttttttttttttatgaagtgaaagaaaagacaaatacTTCAATTTTTAAAGAGCCCCAAAGTTTTTACCTATGCAATCATCCATGTTCCATGTCTTTGGCAAAATGAATATTTGATACAACCATTTTAGTAACACATTATGATGGGCTGAACACATGggttaatttttatttagcaCAGCATCATTCTATGAATGCAGTATTTGGCTCTGGAAAATATACCAGTGCAAGTTGCTGTCATGTAAAGAACCATATGTGCTTTACCCTTGGGTAACAGtgtgctgtggctctgtgcttCTTTTGGAAGCAAAGCACATGACCATCAACAAGCTTGTCCTCCCAGAGTTCTTCCAGCATTTATTCTTACTTAGCTCTGAACTGAGAAGTATCACCTTCTGTCATTTTGTGTTCCTGCAGAGAACGTGATTAGGTTCTTACACAATGCTTTCActttgttgggatttttttgttagtttttttaACTGATAGTCCTTAAATAAGTTTGACAGCATGTGTGTGAACAACCTGATAGAAATCTGTTGAAAGCTTCTGAACTGATACCAGTAGGATACCCATGACTTCAATGAAAGATTGATGGaataaattaattgaatttGAGCTGGTTCTTCAAGGAAAACTCCTTTCTGGGTTTCCTTATACAGAAAAAGGAAGCAGTGATGATAGAGCTACAGGTGTTGTATAGTTTCAAGCTACAACTAAATAGCAGTAATTATGGAGGAACAGGTGAAATTATGTTTATTTGCAGacaaattattataaaaatagcaCTGATCTACTAGGAGGGTCTTCAGCTGGCCTCCACCTTGCAAGGTTATTTATGCTACTGTAAAGTGTTGCTGAGTCAGGATGGCAAATTTTCTGTGTCCTCTTTGAAGTGGTATGCAGTGTAACCTGCAGGCACCGAGGCAGGAATTTAGAAATAGTGGCCAGTGTTTTTactgctccttcccttctgAAGCCCCAAACAaccagggatgcagcagagagcagactGTGTGGTGTGTGCTCAGCAGAGTTATTCACACAGAAGGGAACAGCTGTACAAGTGAATTTGGCTGGTAGGAACTACGAGTCTGAGtgattttaaaagctgcttCGTCAAAACCAGATTATGTGCTAAACTGAGTACTTCCACCCAAACCTTGGCAGGCAATTCAGCTCTGGTATCTCACAACACAATCTTTGCTAGACTAGCAGTGTGTTGTAGGTGACTTGGTTGTACTTTTACATGTGACAGAACCAGAAGCTCTGATTGCTCACATCTAGCtctcattttaattaaatgggaatgggattttgaGTAATTTAGACTTTTATTTTCCAATAAAAGTAATTTGCTATCCTTGACATAATCCACTTCTTTCATTGCCCACTTTCTCAAgagaattcctttttttcctatgaaGGTGCAAAATTTGCTTATTTCAGTGAACTTCACTGCTGTATTTGCCTTTTTATTATTCCCTGGATTCAGCAGAAATGTGCAAAGTGTTCCACTGCCTGTAAATGCTAAGGAATGTAAAGGAACTGTGacagtgctggggcaggcagcCCCCATGCTCACTCACAATGAGCTCTCTGTGGCTTTGCAACAGGCAAACAGAGAGCCATAGGGGTAAAAGAAACTGAATGGTGAGGCAGCACCATCATCCTGTCCCACTCACAGGGACTGCAGTTTACATGCTAGAAGGAGATAATCCAAAATGAGGTGACAGCTTGCGGGATTTGCAAAAGGCAGATGATTCAGAAAAACAATGCCTCAATTTGCTTTACACTTCCTTATCTTAAtcactttttcctcctttaaaatTGGGTGTCATCCTGTGTTTCTATATTCAAGACTGTCAAGGGCTTTGCCAGTAGAGTCTTGTGATGCTGGCTGGATGTCCCAACAGGACAAAGGTACCACACACTTCTTCCATCCCCCTGTTCTTGCACCATGTAACTGTGTTGGCTTCCTTTTCTAGTAATGGGTGgcattttttgtgcttttaagTAACTTTTTGTCTCCTTCTTCACACACTGAGAAGTCTCTCTTGTGTTGTACTTATCCCTTTCAGGGACACATCATTTATTTACCACTAGAATTGTTCAGTATCCTGCTGATACCAGGAAGAACAGAGTCTGTTGAGAAATATCTTCTTGTTCTTTGGGTATTGATTTCAATAACAGTTCATGagagtttttgtttctttgggaaGTGCAGTCACTGCATTCTTATAGGTTCTGCAGTCAGCACTCATGTGATTGTATAAATTATTAAGGTACTTAAATAACGCTCTATAAATTGATACAATAGACTAAGATACTATTTAGGTAGGATCTTAGATACAAAGACTGatctctctgtgctggccaTAGTACTGGGAAGTTTCCCCCTTTACTAAATAATTCCAAACCATTTTCCACTTACCTTCAAAACTGAATTTCAAGGAAGTAGCAGAAGATCCTCCCTACAATGCTGTATATAG is drawn from Zonotrichia leucophrys gambelii isolate GWCS_2022_RI chromosome 1, RI_Zleu_2.0, whole genome shotgun sequence and contains these coding sequences:
- the TRIM13 gene encoding E3 ubiquitin-protein ligase TRIM13 isoform X2, producing the protein MDMMELLEEDLTCPICCSLFDDPRVLPCSHNFCRKCLEGILEGNVRNVLWRPSPFKCPTCRKETPVTGVNSLQVNYSLKGIVEKYNKIKVTPKMPVCKVHSGQPLNIFCRTDMQLICGVCATRGDHTKHVFCSIEEAYSQEKRAFETLFQGFETWRCGDALSRLDTLETSKRKALQMLTKDSDKVKEFFEKLQHTLEQKRNEILSDFETMKLAVMQAYDPEINKLNTILQEQRMAFNIAEAFKDVSEPIIFLQQMQEFREKIKVLKETPLPCSTVDISPTMKSFDTSQWNGIKLVDVDKLSLPQESNTFKFKIPSVFSRRFIVNSLIFLLILAVTRMSFVESVIDNLQCWKSQFLTICLSYLADTVEIADHAVFYWEQMTDGASLLREKCKNYTLVVLDNVAQFVCKYKLL
- the TRIM13 gene encoding E3 ubiquitin-protein ligase TRIM13 isoform X1, yielding MHRAQIAYFFRPSCRWRLWTCWICLVLLEKPLAMKYQDMMELLEEDLTCPICCSLFDDPRVLPCSHNFCRKCLEGILEGNVRNVLWRPSPFKCPTCRKETPVTGVNSLQVNYSLKGIVEKYNKIKVTPKMPVCKVHSGQPLNIFCRTDMQLICGVCATRGDHTKHVFCSIEEAYSQEKRAFETLFQGFETWRCGDALSRLDTLETSKRKALQMLTKDSDKVKEFFEKLQHTLEQKRNEILSDFETMKLAVMQAYDPEINKLNTILQEQRMAFNIAEAFKDVSEPIIFLQQMQEFREKIKVLKETPLPCSTVDISPTMKSFDTSQWNGIKLVDVDKLSLPQESNTFKFKIPSVFSRRFIVNSLIFLLILAVTRMSFVESVIDNLQCWKSQFLTICLSYLADTVEIADHAVFYWEQMTDGASLLREKCKNYTLVVLDNVAQFVCKYKLL
- the TRIM13 gene encoding E3 ubiquitin-protein ligase TRIM13 isoform X3, coding for MMELLEEDLTCPICCSLFDDPRVLPCSHNFCRKCLEGILEGNVRNVLWRPSPFKCPTCRKETPVTGVNSLQVNYSLKGIVEKYNKIKVTPKMPVCKVHSGQPLNIFCRTDMQLICGVCATRGDHTKHVFCSIEEAYSQEKRAFETLFQGFETWRCGDALSRLDTLETSKRKALQMLTKDSDKVKEFFEKLQHTLEQKRNEILSDFETMKLAVMQAYDPEINKLNTILQEQRMAFNIAEAFKDVSEPIIFLQQMQEFREKIKVLKETPLPCSTVDISPTMKSFDTSQWNGIKLVDVDKLSLPQESNTFKFKIPSVFSRRFIVNSLIFLLILAVTRMSFVESVIDNLQCWKSQFLTICLSYLADTVEIADHAVFYWEQMTDGASLLREKCKNYTLVVLDNVAQFVCKYKLL
- the KCNRG gene encoding potassium channel regulatory protein — translated: MSSREVVVLSVGGVKFVTRAATLQQFPESRLARMVSDDDQEFKLVNGEFFVDRDGALFSYIMDFLRTLQVSLPTDFSDYQRLQREAEFYGLYPLANLLSQEHLLRPRLEILEVRFSLQEMQAFFRIFGSCSTTIEALAEQITVFTGQQSGQGWNSPFASQKPLVPLPLERPSHHDMVFLCGTEYSAGDQFVARYVSIKPDKRKLINGTNVLGLLLDTLLKDGFRLISTRTVPSEEKAECYTFERMKRAAGLAIMVNQTPGSSGVAQARRSQVQKGK